From the Rissa tridactyla isolate bRisTri1 chromosome 20, bRisTri1.patW.cur.20221130, whole genome shotgun sequence genome, one window contains:
- the NCAPH gene encoding condensin complex subunit 2 isoform X3 — protein sequence MSAPTPRRAPAASPAPRPLGSTGTPVLAECPGNDDERERRQRRRSRVTDLQLGGTDSPLGLASPRQAEAWLPALPQWTNAQISDHYSTCIKLSTENKITTKNAFGLHLIDYMTEILKQKDTELTNFKIAAGTLDASAKIYAVRVDAVHADAYKVLGGLGRESSPTKNMDSPEGEDSSEPEAVKRVQTKKKHSFKTIEKNLNNINVSEANRRCEIDPMFQKTAASFDECSTAGIFLTGLRTQNCHSELLFDSKIVPLPSSETLTLPNSDPVKAMDLKLLLVQCIEKRPICTSLAGFQFTKWDAESHDESVSALLDKFKKSDQVFDINAEIDSDVEDCVPALPNDDFHSDSPRSTAADKIGEFTENLNSFGTVHQSKRTDADPFVEGDIGSMCLHLSMKPGEYSYFSPRTLSMWAGPEHWRFKPRHKSDANSEKETKKRSTKKAFEINFDEDIDFETYFRKTKASVTLAKSILESENVKSTTLPADFNYDPNNILQLFLKPAVKLCRTSKPNSLLDHEDEIGEYDYNNPNDTSNFCPALQTADSDDDNDPVQSMGQMGEFNLTAHPEDQEFNRFVGDADITTYGELNLIAEPQKVNKIAIQYAKTAKKMDMRRLKKNMWDLLTDEQKKETAAEVEDAEKEDTSVVAGEKVFSSITKELLHRLPSVMAKNLSVPLAFACLLHLANEKNLKLEGTEDLSDVLVKQGN from the exons ATGAGCGCCCCgacgccccgccgggccccggccgcctcccccgccccgcggcccctcGGCAGCACCGGCACCCCCGTGCTGGCCGAGTGCCCCGGGAACGACGATGAACGGGAAAGGCGGCAACGCCGGCGGTCCAGGGTTACCGACCTTCAGCTCGGCGGCACCGACTCGCCTCTGGGCCTCGCCTCACCCAG GCAGGCGGAGGCATGGCTGCCGGCCCTCCCGCAGTGGACCAACGCTCAGATCTCGGATCACTACAGCACCTGCATCAAGCTCTCAACCGAGAAC AAAATCACCACAAAGAATGCCTTCGGCTTACACCTGATCGACTATATGACTGAGATCCTGAAACAGAAGGACACTGAACTGACCAACTTCAAG ATAGCAGCTGGCACGCTTGATGCCAGCGCAAAGATCTACGCCGTGCGTGTGGATGCGGTCCATGCAGATGCTTACAAAGTTCTTGGAGGCTTGGGCAGGGAATCATCACCTACAAAAAACATGGACAGCCCAGAAGGAG aaGACAGTTCAGAGCCTGAGGCTGTCAAGAGAGTTCAGACAAAGAAAAAGCACTCATTCAAAACCATCGAGAAGAACTTGAATAACATCAATGTGTCGGAGGCTAATCGCAGATGtgag ATTGATCCCATGTTCCAGAAAACAGCTGCATCTTTTGATGAATGCAGCACAGCTGGCATTTTCCTCACCGGGCTGCGTACCCAAAACTGCCACAGCGAGCTCCTCTTTGACTCCAAGATCGTGCCTCTCCCTTCTTCAGAGACCCTCACGCTGCCGAACTCTGATCCCGTGAAAGCGATGGATCTAAAAC TCCTGCTAGTGCAGTGCATTGAAAAACGCCCCATCTGCACTTCGCTGGCTGGTTTCCAGTTTACAAAGTGGGATGCTGAATCCCACGATGAG TCAGTGTCAGCCCTGTTGGATAAATTTAAGAAGAGCGACCAAGTATTCGATATCAATGCGGAGATAGACAGCGATGTGGAAGACTGCGTTCCTGCTCTGCCGAATGACGACTTCCATTCTGACTCCCCCAGGAGTACAGCAGCAGACAAGATTGGGGAATTCACAGAAAACCTCAACTCCTTTGGAACAGTCCATCAGAGCAAGAG AACTGATGCGGATCCTTTTGTAGAGGGAGACATCGGGTCCATGTGCCTTCATCTCTCCATGAAACCAGGGGAATACTCCTACTTCAGTCCCCGAACTCTGTCAATGTGGGCTGGCCCAGAGCACTGGCGTTTCAAACCTCGACACAAAT cagatGCCAACTCTGAAAAAGAGACCAAGAAAAGGAGtacaaagaaagcatttgaaatcaACTTTGATGAGGATATTGACTTTGAGACGTATTTCCGTAAGACCAAG GCATCTGTAACTCTAGCCAAATCCATTCTTGAAAGCGAGAACGTGAAGAGCACCACACTTCCCGCAGACTTCAACTATGACCCTAACAACATCCTCCAGCTGTTCCTCAAACCAGCTGTTAAG CTCTGCAGGACGTCTAAGCCGAACAGCTTGTTGGATCACGAAGACGAGATTGGCGAGTACGATTACAACAACCCCAATGACACCTCCAATTTCTGCCCTGCATTGCAG ACTGCAGACAGCGATGATGATAATGACCCCGTTCAATCCATGGGCCAGATGGGGGAGTTCAACCTGACCGCCCACCCTGAGGATCAAGAATTCAACAGGTTTGTTGGCGATGCCGATATCACAACGTATGGAGAGCTGAACCTCATTGCTGAGCCCCAGAAG GTCAACAAGATAGCGATTCAGTATGCAAAGACAGCCAAGAAAATGGACATGAGGAGGCTGAAGAAAAACATGTGGGACCTCTTGACTGAtgaacagaagaaagaaacagcGGCAGAG GTGGAAGATGCAGAGAAAGAGGACACATCAGTGGTAGCAGGAGAGAAGGTCTTCAGCAGCATCACAAAGGAACTGCTTCACAG GCTGCCTTCCGTGATGGCTAAGAATCTGTCTGTCCCCTTAGCCTTCGCCTGCCTCTTGCATTTGGCGAATGAGAAG AATCTGAAGCTGGAGGGCACAGAGGACCTGTCTGACGTCTTAGTGAAACAAGGCAACTGA
- the NCAPH gene encoding condensin complex subunit 2 isoform X1: MSAPTPRRAPAASPAPRPLGSTGTPVLAECPGNDDERERRQRRRSRVTDLQLGGTDSPLGLASPRQAEAWLPALPQWTNAQISDHYSTCIKLSTENKITTKNAFGLHLIDYMTEILKQKDTELTNFKIAAGTLDASAKIYAVRVDAVHADAYKVLGGLGRESSPTKNMDSPEGEDSSEPEAVKRVQTKKKHSFKTIEKNLNNINVSEANRRCEIDPMFQKTAASFDECSTAGIFLTGLRTQNCHSELLFDSKIVPLPSSETLTLPNSDPVKAMDLKLLLVQCIEKRPICTSLAGFQFTKWDAESHDESVSALLDKFKKSDQVFDINAEIDSDVEDCVPALPNDDFHSDSPRSTAADKIGEFTENLNSFGTVHQSKRTDADPFVEGDIGSMCLHLSMKPGEYSYFSPRTLSMWAGPEHWRFKPRHKSADANSEKETKKRSTKKAFEINFDEDIDFETYFRKTKASVTLAKSILESENVKSTTLPADFNYDPNNILQLFLKPAVKLCRTSKPNSLLDHEDEIGEYDYNNPNDTSNFCPALQTADSDDDNDPVQSMGQMGEFNLTAHPEDQEFNRFVGDADITTYGELNLIAEPQKVNKIAIQYAKTAKKMDMRRLKKNMWDLLTDEQKKETAAEVEDAEKEDTSVVAGEKVFSSITKELLHRLPSVMAKNLSVPLAFACLLHLANEKNLKLEGTEDLSDVLVKQGN; encoded by the exons ATGAGCGCCCCgacgccccgccgggccccggccgcctcccccgccccgcggcccctcGGCAGCACCGGCACCCCCGTGCTGGCCGAGTGCCCCGGGAACGACGATGAACGGGAAAGGCGGCAACGCCGGCGGTCCAGGGTTACCGACCTTCAGCTCGGCGGCACCGACTCGCCTCTGGGCCTCGCCTCACCCAG GCAGGCGGAGGCATGGCTGCCGGCCCTCCCGCAGTGGACCAACGCTCAGATCTCGGATCACTACAGCACCTGCATCAAGCTCTCAACCGAGAAC AAAATCACCACAAAGAATGCCTTCGGCTTACACCTGATCGACTATATGACTGAGATCCTGAAACAGAAGGACACTGAACTGACCAACTTCAAG ATAGCAGCTGGCACGCTTGATGCCAGCGCAAAGATCTACGCCGTGCGTGTGGATGCGGTCCATGCAGATGCTTACAAAGTTCTTGGAGGCTTGGGCAGGGAATCATCACCTACAAAAAACATGGACAGCCCAGAAGGAG aaGACAGTTCAGAGCCTGAGGCTGTCAAGAGAGTTCAGACAAAGAAAAAGCACTCATTCAAAACCATCGAGAAGAACTTGAATAACATCAATGTGTCGGAGGCTAATCGCAGATGtgag ATTGATCCCATGTTCCAGAAAACAGCTGCATCTTTTGATGAATGCAGCACAGCTGGCATTTTCCTCACCGGGCTGCGTACCCAAAACTGCCACAGCGAGCTCCTCTTTGACTCCAAGATCGTGCCTCTCCCTTCTTCAGAGACCCTCACGCTGCCGAACTCTGATCCCGTGAAAGCGATGGATCTAAAAC TCCTGCTAGTGCAGTGCATTGAAAAACGCCCCATCTGCACTTCGCTGGCTGGTTTCCAGTTTACAAAGTGGGATGCTGAATCCCACGATGAG TCAGTGTCAGCCCTGTTGGATAAATTTAAGAAGAGCGACCAAGTATTCGATATCAATGCGGAGATAGACAGCGATGTGGAAGACTGCGTTCCTGCTCTGCCGAATGACGACTTCCATTCTGACTCCCCCAGGAGTACAGCAGCAGACAAGATTGGGGAATTCACAGAAAACCTCAACTCCTTTGGAACAGTCCATCAGAGCAAGAG AACTGATGCGGATCCTTTTGTAGAGGGAGACATCGGGTCCATGTGCCTTCATCTCTCCATGAAACCAGGGGAATACTCCTACTTCAGTCCCCGAACTCTGTCAATGTGGGCTGGCCCAGAGCACTGGCGTTTCAAACCTCGACACAAAT cagcagatGCCAACTCTGAAAAAGAGACCAAGAAAAGGAGtacaaagaaagcatttgaaatcaACTTTGATGAGGATATTGACTTTGAGACGTATTTCCGTAAGACCAAG GCATCTGTAACTCTAGCCAAATCCATTCTTGAAAGCGAGAACGTGAAGAGCACCACACTTCCCGCAGACTTCAACTATGACCCTAACAACATCCTCCAGCTGTTCCTCAAACCAGCTGTTAAG CTCTGCAGGACGTCTAAGCCGAACAGCTTGTTGGATCACGAAGACGAGATTGGCGAGTACGATTACAACAACCCCAATGACACCTCCAATTTCTGCCCTGCATTGCAG ACTGCAGACAGCGATGATGATAATGACCCCGTTCAATCCATGGGCCAGATGGGGGAGTTCAACCTGACCGCCCACCCTGAGGATCAAGAATTCAACAGGTTTGTTGGCGATGCCGATATCACAACGTATGGAGAGCTGAACCTCATTGCTGAGCCCCAGAAG GTCAACAAGATAGCGATTCAGTATGCAAAGACAGCCAAGAAAATGGACATGAGGAGGCTGAAGAAAAACATGTGGGACCTCTTGACTGAtgaacagaagaaagaaacagcGGCAGAG GTGGAAGATGCAGAGAAAGAGGACACATCAGTGGTAGCAGGAGAGAAGGTCTTCAGCAGCATCACAAAGGAACTGCTTCACAG GCTGCCTTCCGTGATGGCTAAGAATCTGTCTGTCCCCTTAGCCTTCGCCTGCCTCTTGCATTTGGCGAATGAGAAG AATCTGAAGCTGGAGGGCACAGAGGACCTGTCTGACGTCTTAGTGAAACAAGGCAACTGA
- the NCAPH gene encoding condensin complex subunit 2 isoform X2 has protein sequence MSAPTPRRAPAASPAPRPLGSTGTPVLAECPGNDDERERRQRRRSRVTDLQLGGTDSPLGLASPRQAEAWLPALPQWTNAQISDHYSTCIKLSTENKITTKNAFGLHLIDYMTEILKQKDTELTNFKIAAGTLDASAKIYAVRVDAVHADAYKVLGGLGRESSPTKNMDSPEGDSSEPEAVKRVQTKKKHSFKTIEKNLNNINVSEANRRCEIDPMFQKTAASFDECSTAGIFLTGLRTQNCHSELLFDSKIVPLPSSETLTLPNSDPVKAMDLKLLLVQCIEKRPICTSLAGFQFTKWDAESHDESVSALLDKFKKSDQVFDINAEIDSDVEDCVPALPNDDFHSDSPRSTAADKIGEFTENLNSFGTVHQSKRTDADPFVEGDIGSMCLHLSMKPGEYSYFSPRTLSMWAGPEHWRFKPRHKSADANSEKETKKRSTKKAFEINFDEDIDFETYFRKTKASVTLAKSILESENVKSTTLPADFNYDPNNILQLFLKPAVKLCRTSKPNSLLDHEDEIGEYDYNNPNDTSNFCPALQTADSDDDNDPVQSMGQMGEFNLTAHPEDQEFNRFVGDADITTYGELNLIAEPQKVNKIAIQYAKTAKKMDMRRLKKNMWDLLTDEQKKETAAEVEDAEKEDTSVVAGEKVFSSITKELLHRLPSVMAKNLSVPLAFACLLHLANEKNLKLEGTEDLSDVLVKQGN, from the exons ATGAGCGCCCCgacgccccgccgggccccggccgcctcccccgccccgcggcccctcGGCAGCACCGGCACCCCCGTGCTGGCCGAGTGCCCCGGGAACGACGATGAACGGGAAAGGCGGCAACGCCGGCGGTCCAGGGTTACCGACCTTCAGCTCGGCGGCACCGACTCGCCTCTGGGCCTCGCCTCACCCAG GCAGGCGGAGGCATGGCTGCCGGCCCTCCCGCAGTGGACCAACGCTCAGATCTCGGATCACTACAGCACCTGCATCAAGCTCTCAACCGAGAAC AAAATCACCACAAAGAATGCCTTCGGCTTACACCTGATCGACTATATGACTGAGATCCTGAAACAGAAGGACACTGAACTGACCAACTTCAAG ATAGCAGCTGGCACGCTTGATGCCAGCGCAAAGATCTACGCCGTGCGTGTGGATGCGGTCCATGCAGATGCTTACAAAGTTCTTGGAGGCTTGGGCAGGGAATCATCACCTACAAAAAACATGGACAGCCCAGAAGGAG ACAGTTCAGAGCCTGAGGCTGTCAAGAGAGTTCAGACAAAGAAAAAGCACTCATTCAAAACCATCGAGAAGAACTTGAATAACATCAATGTGTCGGAGGCTAATCGCAGATGtgag ATTGATCCCATGTTCCAGAAAACAGCTGCATCTTTTGATGAATGCAGCACAGCTGGCATTTTCCTCACCGGGCTGCGTACCCAAAACTGCCACAGCGAGCTCCTCTTTGACTCCAAGATCGTGCCTCTCCCTTCTTCAGAGACCCTCACGCTGCCGAACTCTGATCCCGTGAAAGCGATGGATCTAAAAC TCCTGCTAGTGCAGTGCATTGAAAAACGCCCCATCTGCACTTCGCTGGCTGGTTTCCAGTTTACAAAGTGGGATGCTGAATCCCACGATGAG TCAGTGTCAGCCCTGTTGGATAAATTTAAGAAGAGCGACCAAGTATTCGATATCAATGCGGAGATAGACAGCGATGTGGAAGACTGCGTTCCTGCTCTGCCGAATGACGACTTCCATTCTGACTCCCCCAGGAGTACAGCAGCAGACAAGATTGGGGAATTCACAGAAAACCTCAACTCCTTTGGAACAGTCCATCAGAGCAAGAG AACTGATGCGGATCCTTTTGTAGAGGGAGACATCGGGTCCATGTGCCTTCATCTCTCCATGAAACCAGGGGAATACTCCTACTTCAGTCCCCGAACTCTGTCAATGTGGGCTGGCCCAGAGCACTGGCGTTTCAAACCTCGACACAAAT cagcagatGCCAACTCTGAAAAAGAGACCAAGAAAAGGAGtacaaagaaagcatttgaaatcaACTTTGATGAGGATATTGACTTTGAGACGTATTTCCGTAAGACCAAG GCATCTGTAACTCTAGCCAAATCCATTCTTGAAAGCGAGAACGTGAAGAGCACCACACTTCCCGCAGACTTCAACTATGACCCTAACAACATCCTCCAGCTGTTCCTCAAACCAGCTGTTAAG CTCTGCAGGACGTCTAAGCCGAACAGCTTGTTGGATCACGAAGACGAGATTGGCGAGTACGATTACAACAACCCCAATGACACCTCCAATTTCTGCCCTGCATTGCAG ACTGCAGACAGCGATGATGATAATGACCCCGTTCAATCCATGGGCCAGATGGGGGAGTTCAACCTGACCGCCCACCCTGAGGATCAAGAATTCAACAGGTTTGTTGGCGATGCCGATATCACAACGTATGGAGAGCTGAACCTCATTGCTGAGCCCCAGAAG GTCAACAAGATAGCGATTCAGTATGCAAAGACAGCCAAGAAAATGGACATGAGGAGGCTGAAGAAAAACATGTGGGACCTCTTGACTGAtgaacagaagaaagaaacagcGGCAGAG GTGGAAGATGCAGAGAAAGAGGACACATCAGTGGTAGCAGGAGAGAAGGTCTTCAGCAGCATCACAAAGGAACTGCTTCACAG GCTGCCTTCCGTGATGGCTAAGAATCTGTCTGTCCCCTTAGCCTTCGCCTGCCTCTTGCATTTGGCGAATGAGAAG AATCTGAAGCTGGAGGGCACAGAGGACCTGTCTGACGTCTTAGTGAAACAAGGCAACTGA
- the NCAPH gene encoding condensin complex subunit 2 isoform X4, whose product MSAPTPRRAPAASPAPRPLGSTGTPVLAECPGNDDERERRQRRRSRVTDLQLGGTDSPLGLASPRQAEAWLPALPQWTNAQISDHYSTCIKLSTENKITTKNAFGLHLIDYMTEILKQKDTELTNFKIAAGTLDASAKIYAVRVDAVHADAYKVLGGLGRESSPTKNMDSPEGDSSEPEAVKRVQTKKKHSFKTIEKNLNNINVSEANRRCEIDPMFQKTAASFDECSTAGIFLTGLRTQNCHSELLFDSKIVPLPSSETLTLPNSDPVKAMDLKLLLVQCIEKRPICTSLAGFQFTKWDAESHDESVSALLDKFKKSDQVFDINAEIDSDVEDCVPALPNDDFHSDSPRSTAADKIGEFTENLNSFGTVHQSKRTDADPFVEGDIGSMCLHLSMKPGEYSYFSPRTLSMWAGPEHWRFKPRHKSDANSEKETKKRSTKKAFEINFDEDIDFETYFRKTKASVTLAKSILESENVKSTTLPADFNYDPNNILQLFLKPAVKLCRTSKPNSLLDHEDEIGEYDYNNPNDTSNFCPALQTADSDDDNDPVQSMGQMGEFNLTAHPEDQEFNRFVGDADITTYGELNLIAEPQKVNKIAIQYAKTAKKMDMRRLKKNMWDLLTDEQKKETAAEVEDAEKEDTSVVAGEKVFSSITKELLHRLPSVMAKNLSVPLAFACLLHLANEKNLKLEGTEDLSDVLVKQGN is encoded by the exons ATGAGCGCCCCgacgccccgccgggccccggccgcctcccccgccccgcggcccctcGGCAGCACCGGCACCCCCGTGCTGGCCGAGTGCCCCGGGAACGACGATGAACGGGAAAGGCGGCAACGCCGGCGGTCCAGGGTTACCGACCTTCAGCTCGGCGGCACCGACTCGCCTCTGGGCCTCGCCTCACCCAG GCAGGCGGAGGCATGGCTGCCGGCCCTCCCGCAGTGGACCAACGCTCAGATCTCGGATCACTACAGCACCTGCATCAAGCTCTCAACCGAGAAC AAAATCACCACAAAGAATGCCTTCGGCTTACACCTGATCGACTATATGACTGAGATCCTGAAACAGAAGGACACTGAACTGACCAACTTCAAG ATAGCAGCTGGCACGCTTGATGCCAGCGCAAAGATCTACGCCGTGCGTGTGGATGCGGTCCATGCAGATGCTTACAAAGTTCTTGGAGGCTTGGGCAGGGAATCATCACCTACAAAAAACATGGACAGCCCAGAAGGAG ACAGTTCAGAGCCTGAGGCTGTCAAGAGAGTTCAGACAAAGAAAAAGCACTCATTCAAAACCATCGAGAAGAACTTGAATAACATCAATGTGTCGGAGGCTAATCGCAGATGtgag ATTGATCCCATGTTCCAGAAAACAGCTGCATCTTTTGATGAATGCAGCACAGCTGGCATTTTCCTCACCGGGCTGCGTACCCAAAACTGCCACAGCGAGCTCCTCTTTGACTCCAAGATCGTGCCTCTCCCTTCTTCAGAGACCCTCACGCTGCCGAACTCTGATCCCGTGAAAGCGATGGATCTAAAAC TCCTGCTAGTGCAGTGCATTGAAAAACGCCCCATCTGCACTTCGCTGGCTGGTTTCCAGTTTACAAAGTGGGATGCTGAATCCCACGATGAG TCAGTGTCAGCCCTGTTGGATAAATTTAAGAAGAGCGACCAAGTATTCGATATCAATGCGGAGATAGACAGCGATGTGGAAGACTGCGTTCCTGCTCTGCCGAATGACGACTTCCATTCTGACTCCCCCAGGAGTACAGCAGCAGACAAGATTGGGGAATTCACAGAAAACCTCAACTCCTTTGGAACAGTCCATCAGAGCAAGAG AACTGATGCGGATCCTTTTGTAGAGGGAGACATCGGGTCCATGTGCCTTCATCTCTCCATGAAACCAGGGGAATACTCCTACTTCAGTCCCCGAACTCTGTCAATGTGGGCTGGCCCAGAGCACTGGCGTTTCAAACCTCGACACAAAT cagatGCCAACTCTGAAAAAGAGACCAAGAAAAGGAGtacaaagaaagcatttgaaatcaACTTTGATGAGGATATTGACTTTGAGACGTATTTCCGTAAGACCAAG GCATCTGTAACTCTAGCCAAATCCATTCTTGAAAGCGAGAACGTGAAGAGCACCACACTTCCCGCAGACTTCAACTATGACCCTAACAACATCCTCCAGCTGTTCCTCAAACCAGCTGTTAAG CTCTGCAGGACGTCTAAGCCGAACAGCTTGTTGGATCACGAAGACGAGATTGGCGAGTACGATTACAACAACCCCAATGACACCTCCAATTTCTGCCCTGCATTGCAG ACTGCAGACAGCGATGATGATAATGACCCCGTTCAATCCATGGGCCAGATGGGGGAGTTCAACCTGACCGCCCACCCTGAGGATCAAGAATTCAACAGGTTTGTTGGCGATGCCGATATCACAACGTATGGAGAGCTGAACCTCATTGCTGAGCCCCAGAAG GTCAACAAGATAGCGATTCAGTATGCAAAGACAGCCAAGAAAATGGACATGAGGAGGCTGAAGAAAAACATGTGGGACCTCTTGACTGAtgaacagaagaaagaaacagcGGCAGAG GTGGAAGATGCAGAGAAAGAGGACACATCAGTGGTAGCAGGAGAGAAGGTCTTCAGCAGCATCACAAAGGAACTGCTTCACAG GCTGCCTTCCGTGATGGCTAAGAATCTGTCTGTCCCCTTAGCCTTCGCCTGCCTCTTGCATTTGGCGAATGAGAAG AATCTGAAGCTGGAGGGCACAGAGGACCTGTCTGACGTCTTAGTGAAACAAGGCAACTGA